From Ardenticatenales bacterium, one genomic window encodes:
- the gyrA gene encoding DNA gyrase subunit A — protein MNIGTVSSVDINKEMRNAYLDYAMSVIVARALPDACDGLKPVHRRILYAMNSMGVRPNSPHRKSARIVGEVLGKYHPHSDAAVYDAMVRMAQDFSLRYPLVDGQGNFGSIDGDGAAAMRYTEARLSRIAMELLQDIDQNTVDFGENFDGSEKEPLVLPARLPNLLINGSSGIAVGMATNVPPHNLSEVCDAICYLLDNQETQDDITVEDLMQFVKGPDFPTAGLIVGTEGIRSAYATGRGRIVMRARATIEDMPGKSERQRINVTEIPFQVNKSGLIEKIAELARAGKLPDISDLRDESDRDGISIIIELKRGTQPLKVLNQLYKHTALQSTFGVQMLALVDRNPRLLSLKRALQIYIDHRAVVITRRTQFELDKARKRQHILEGLLKAIEYLDAVIETIRRAPDADMAKERLMERFGLTEPQATAILDMQLRRLAALEQRKIEDEYNEITARISYLEELLADRDRILALVREDVIDLKEKYGDARRTQIAPGLDAELRMEDLIQDEDVLISITQRGYVKRTPVAAYRLQQRGGKGLIGAGRREEDELAHLFAAGTLNTILYFSNKGKVYAEKAYQIPELDRTAKGTSLMNILPLEQDERITVALPVHNFDDAEYLTMVTRKGRIKRTEVGAFSNVRSTGLIAINLEDDDELGWVKMTQGEQDLILVSEQGKGIRFYEGDVRAMGRTAQGVYAMKLTDNDLIAAADVVLDQSDLLLITENGYGKRTDLDEFRTQGRYGQGVTVMNLTDRRDRIVGARVVLEDDEVTCISGNGIILRTPVNTISRQGRYAQGVRVMDMNDGDTVASVAVIREGRLSRVNDSEE, from the coding sequence TTGAACATCGGTACAGTCAGCAGCGTAGACATTAACAAGGAGATGCGGAACGCTTATCTCGATTACGCCATGAGCGTGATCGTGGCCCGCGCCTTGCCCGATGCCTGCGACGGCCTCAAGCCTGTGCATCGGCGCATTTTGTACGCCATGAACAGCATGGGCGTGCGCCCCAACTCCCCACACCGCAAGAGCGCCCGTATCGTGGGCGAGGTGCTGGGCAAATATCACCCGCACAGCGACGCGGCGGTCTATGATGCCATGGTGCGCATGGCGCAGGATTTCTCGCTGCGCTACCCACTGGTGGATGGGCAGGGCAACTTTGGCAGCATTGATGGGGATGGGGCGGCGGCCATGCGTTACACAGAAGCCCGCCTCAGCCGCATTGCCATGGAGCTGCTGCAGGATATTGACCAAAATACGGTTGATTTTGGCGAGAATTTTGATGGCAGCGAGAAGGAACCGTTGGTTTTGCCGGCACGTCTGCCAAACCTCCTCATCAATGGTTCCTCCGGCATCGCCGTGGGCATGGCAACCAACGTGCCGCCGCACAATCTGAGCGAAGTCTGCGACGCCATCTGCTACCTGCTGGACAACCAGGAAACCCAGGACGACATCACCGTTGAAGATTTGATGCAGTTCGTCAAGGGGCCGGACTTCCCCACGGCGGGCCTGATCGTGGGCACAGAAGGGATTCGCTCCGCCTATGCCACGGGACGCGGGCGCATTGTCATGCGCGCCAGGGCAACAATTGAGGATATGCCCGGAAAGTCGGAGCGGCAGCGCATCAACGTCACGGAAATCCCCTTCCAGGTGAACAAGTCGGGGTTGATTGAGAAAATCGCGGAGCTGGCCCGTGCCGGCAAACTTCCCGACATTTCCGACCTGCGCGACGAATCCGACCGGGACGGCATCTCCATCATCATCGAACTAAAACGAGGCACGCAACCCCTCAAAGTCCTCAACCAACTCTACAAACACACCGCCCTGCAAAGCACCTTCGGCGTCCAAATGTTGGCCCTGGTAGACCGCAACCCCCGCCTCCTCTCCCTGAAGCGGGCACTGCAAATCTACATCGACCACCGCGCCGTCGTCATCACCCGCCGCACCCAGTTTGAACTGGACAAAGCACGCAAACGGCAGCACATCCTGGAAGGCCTGCTCAAGGCCATCGAGTACCTGGATGCCGTTATTGAAACCATCCGCCGCGCCCCCGACGCCGACATGGCCAAAGAGCGCCTCATGGAGCGTTTTGGCCTCACCGAGCCGCAAGCCACGGCCATCCTGGACATGCAACTGCGCCGTCTGGCCGCCCTGGAGCAGCGCAAAATCGAAGATGAGTACAACGAAATCACCGCCCGCATCTCCTACCTGGAAGAACTGCTGGCCGACCGCGACAGAATTCTGGCCCTCGTCCGCGAAGACGTGATTGACCTGAAAGAAAAATATGGCGACGCCCGCCGCACGCAAATCGCTCCTGGCCTGGATGCGGAACTGCGCATGGAGGACCTGATCCAGGATGAGGATGTTCTGATCTCCATCACCCAGCGCGGCTACGTGAAGCGCACGCCGGTGGCCGCGTATCGTTTGCAGCAGCGCGGCGGCAAGGGGTTGATTGGGGCCGGACGGCGCGAAGAAGATGAACTGGCACACCTGTTTGCTGCCGGCACGCTCAACACCATTCTCTACTTCTCCAACAAGGGCAAAGTGTACGCGGAAAAAGCGTACCAGATTCCCGAACTGGACCGCACCGCCAAGGGCACGTCTCTCATGAACATCTTGCCCCTGGAACAAGACGAGCGCATCACCGTGGCCTTGCCCGTGCATAACTTCGACGACGCCGAATATCTGACGATGGTCACGCGCAAGGGGCGCATCAAGCGCACGGAAGTCGGCGCCTTCAGCAATGTCCGCTCCACAGGCCTGATCGCCATCAACCTGGAGGACGATGACGAGTTAGGCTGGGTGAAGATGACGCAAGGGGAGCAAGACCTGATCCTGGTCAGTGAACAGGGGAAGGGGATTCGCTTCTATGAAGGCGACGTGCGCGCCATGGGGCGCACCGCACAGGGCGTCTACGCCATGAAGCTGACGGACAACGATCTCATTGCCGCCGCGGATGTGGTGTTGGATCAGTCTGATTTGCTCTTGATCACGGAAAACGGCTATGGCAAACGCACCGACCTGGACGAATTTCGCACGCAAGGGCGCTACGGCCAGGGCGTGACGGTCATGAATCTGACGGATCGCCGGGATCGAATCGTGGGCGCGCGGGTGGTGCTGGAGGATGATGAGGTGACGTGCATTTCCGGTAACGGCATTATCTTGCGCACGCCGGTAAACACGATTTCCCGCCAGGGACGCTACGCCCAGGGCGTGCGCGTGATGGACATGAATGATGGCGATACCGTCGCTTCGGTGGCCGTTATCCGCGAAGGCCGGCTCTCCCGCGTGAATGATAGCGAGGAATAA
- a CDS encoding VWA domain-containing protein codes for MMKKLWFVLLCLLGWVMPASAQEPVPIVPPEPPIWHFDGLRIAYQRVNVTIADQVATTHIDQLFVNDNDWMLEGTYLFPLPPGATVSQLTMWVDGTPIEAKILQKDEARAIYDQIVRQLRDPALLEYVGSSAIQANVFPIPARAERRIEIEYSQILPADNGLLHFTYPQSTHLYTNTPLDEQSIHVDLTSQQAIRAIYSPSHPVSMDRDGEFHALVGYEASRVTPEQDFELYYTVSPENIGLNLLSYKEAGQDGFFLMLVAPRIEVDPNEVVAKDVVIVLDTSGSMEGQKLAQAKVAARYVIDHLNAEDRYNIVAFSTGARSFMPDLTPATSRVDYAGFIDNLEAVGGTNISLALLEAMGQGDAERPLTILFLTDGLATEGITDTPQLLNAVDQAAPSSARLFAFGVGDDVDTILLDSLAADHRGATTYVRPNQAVDEAVSGFYAKVSTPVLADVQLTVDGVTVEQLYPPTLPDLFAGTQLIIAGRYRAGGPATITLSGQVNGQPQTFTYSDNRFRDSGGDDFIPRLWATRAIGHLLNEIRLHGENAELVQSVVNLSIRYGIITPYTSYLIEENDIFSQLGRESVMEEAAADFAAPKEASGSAAVDAAAMAGALSEAEAPQPAPGLNTGDGEAVAARQMVRLVGSKTFVYRGGVWTDTTFDADTMPPQPVPFASDAYFDLLNTLPELGQYLALGAQVLVVHEQTAYQIMPDADVAPITPQPTTASGEPAASATPPSVQTTSTTTPAGKSGPCTAAFIAPLLLLGAGLLRRRR; via the coding sequence GTGATGAAGAAGTTGTGGTTTGTGCTATTGTGCTTGTTGGGGTGGGTGATGCCGGCATCCGCCCAAGAACCCGTCCCCATTGTCCCCCCCGAACCCCCCATCTGGCATTTCGACGGCCTGCGTATCGCCTACCAGCGCGTCAACGTCACCATCGCCGACCAGGTCGCCACCACCCACATTGACCAGCTATTCGTCAACGACAACGACTGGATGCTGGAAGGAACCTACCTCTTTCCCCTGCCCCCTGGCGCAACCGTTTCCCAATTAACCATGTGGGTAGACGGCACGCCCATCGAAGCCAAAATCCTGCAAAAAGATGAGGCGCGCGCCATCTACGACCAGATTGTGCGCCAATTGCGCGACCCCGCGCTGCTGGAGTATGTGGGCAGCAGCGCCATCCAGGCGAATGTGTTCCCCATCCCCGCCCGCGCCGAGCGACGGATTGAGATCGAATACAGCCAGATTTTGCCCGCCGACAACGGCCTCCTCCACTTCACCTACCCCCAATCCACCCACCTTTACACCAACACCCCCCTGGACGAACAGAGCATCCACGTGGACCTCACCTCTCAGCAGGCCATTCGCGCCATCTACTCTCCCAGCCATCCCGTTTCCATGGACCGCGACGGTGAATTCCACGCTCTTGTCGGTTACGAAGCCAGCCGCGTCACGCCGGAGCAGGATTTCGAGCTATACTACACCGTCTCCCCCGAAAATATCGGCCTCAACCTCCTCAGCTACAAAGAAGCGGGGCAAGATGGCTTTTTCCTCATGTTGGTGGCTCCGCGCATTGAGGTGGACCCGAACGAAGTCGTCGCCAAAGATGTCGTCATCGTGCTGGACACGTCGGGCAGCATGGAAGGGCAAAAGTTGGCGCAGGCGAAAGTGGCCGCGCGCTACGTGATTGACCATCTGAATGCGGAAGATCGCTACAACATCGTCGCCTTCAGCACGGGCGCGCGTTCCTTCATGCCCGATCTGACGCCCGCCACCAGCCGCGTGGATTACGCCGGCTTCATTGATAACCTGGAAGCGGTGGGCGGCACGAATATCAGCCTGGCCCTGCTGGAAGCAATGGGGCAGGGTGACGCGGAACGCCCGCTGACCATCCTTTTCCTCACGGATGGGCTGGCGACCGAAGGGATCACAGACACGCCCCAGCTTCTCAATGCGGTTGACCAGGCGGCTCCCAGCAGTGCGCGCCTGTTTGCCTTTGGCGTGGGGGACGACGTGGACACGATCCTGCTGGACAGTCTGGCGGCGGATCATCGCGGGGCGACGACTTATGTGCGCCCCAATCAGGCGGTGGACGAGGCGGTGAGCGGTTTCTACGCCAAGGTAAGTACGCCGGTGCTGGCGGATGTGCAACTGACAGTGGATGGGGTGACGGTGGAGCAGTTGTATCCGCCGACGCTGCCTGATCTTTTTGCCGGCACGCAACTCATCATCGCCGGTCGTTATCGCGCGGGCGGCCCGGCCACCATCACCCTCAGTGGCCAGGTCAACGGCCAGCCGCAAACCTTCACCTACAGCGACAACCGCTTCCGCGACAGCGGCGGTGACGACTTTATTCCCCGCCTTTGGGCCACCCGCGCCATCGGCCACCTGCTCAACGAAATCCGCCTGCATGGCGAGAACGCGGAACTGGTGCAAAGCGTGGTCAACCTGAGCATCCGCTACGGCATCATCACCCCCTACACCAGCTACTTGATCGAGGAAAACGACATCTTCAGCCAGCTTGGACGGGAGTCGGTGATGGAGGAAGCCGCCGCCGACTTCGCCGCGCCCAAAGAAGCCAGCGGCTCCGCGGCGGTAGATGCCGCCGCCATGGCCGGCGCGCTTTCCGAAGCGGAAGCACCGCAACCCGCGCCCGGCCTGAACACCGGCGATGGCGAAGCGGTCGCCGCGCGGCAGATGGTGCGGCTGGTGGGCAGCAAAACGTTCGTCTACCGCGGCGGTGTCTGGACGGACACCACTTTTGACGCGGACACGATGCCGCCCCAGCCCGTGCCCTTCGCCAGCGACGCTTATTTCGACCTGCTCAACACCCTCCCCGAACTGGGACAGTACCTGGCATTGGGCGCGCAAGTGCTGGTGGTACACGAGCAAACGGCGTATCAGATCATGCCCGACGCGGATGTTGCCCCCATCACGCCGCAGCCGACGACGGCCAGCGGCGAACCTGCCGCCAGCGCCACGCCGCCATCTGTCCAGACCACTTCTACGACAACGCCTGCCGGCAAAAGCGGACCCTGCACCGCCGCCTTCATCGCCCCACTCCTCCTCCTGGGCGCGGGCCTGCTCCGCCGCCGCCGATAG
- a CDS encoding type II toxin-antitoxin system RelE/ParE family toxin, whose product MYDLVFSKQATKALRKAPAVLSQRIRKQLAQIAADPYGFHSSVTKLQGRPGYRARIGDWRVIYEIQDDRLVILVLRIAPRGEVYQ is encoded by the coding sequence ATGTACGACCTTGTCTTCAGCAAACAGGCGACCAAAGCATTGCGTAAAGCGCCGGCCGTTTTATCGCAGCGCATTCGCAAACAACTTGCTCAGATAGCCGCGGACCCTTATGGCTTTCATAGCAGTGTCACAAAATTGCAGGGACGTCCAGGTTATCGCGCGCGCATTGGCGATTGGCGCGTGATTTATGAGATTCAAGATGACCGGTTGGTCATTCTCGTTTTGAGAATAGCCCCGCGTGGTGAGGTGTATCAATGA
- a CDS encoding helix-turn-helix transcriptional regulator: MSVQIILRDGQPEWAVIPYDAYTQLIEDAEMLADIREYDAAKQALAEGEELVPAVVVDALLAGENPIKVWRNYRQMTQRVLAENAGISPAYLSQLESGARRGSMETLTRVAQALDLTLEDLK, translated from the coding sequence ATGAGCGTGCAGATTATTTTGCGAGACGGTCAACCAGAGTGGGCAGTGATCCCTTACGATGCTTATACGCAACTGATAGAAGATGCGGAGATGTTGGCGGATATTCGTGAATATGATGCGGCGAAACAGGCTTTGGCTGAGGGGGAGGAGTTGGTCCCGGCTGTGGTGGTGGATGCGCTGTTGGCGGGGGAGAATCCGATCAAGGTGTGGCGCAATTATCGTCAAATGACGCAGCGGGTGTTAGCGGAGAATGCCGGCATTTCCCCCGCCTACCTGTCTCAATTAGAATCAGGCGCGCGCCGGGGTTCCATGGAAACCCTAACCCGCGTCGCCCAGGCGCTAGATCTCACGCTTGAAGACTTGAAGTAG
- a CDS encoding nuclear transport factor 2 family protein, giving the protein MNEQDREIWDFLQRHLHSIFTRDSQTYRETTAADLSLYEWFIVPHRQDGLDFHLFMIDNSWSGKTDSYRFDLLEPCLQRYGDAAIVSYTFMLSTVVDGAITHRAHNESRVLVKFPDGWKVVHVHKSPAEKSPIQNQE; this is encoded by the coding sequence ATGAACGAACAAGACCGGGAAATCTGGGACTTCCTCCAACGACACCTGCACAGCATCTTCACCCGCGACAGCCAGACCTACCGCGAGACCACCGCCGCGGACCTCTCCCTCTACGAATGGTTCATCGTCCCCCACCGCCAGGACGGACTCGACTTCCACCTCTTCATGATCGACAACAGTTGGTCTGGCAAAACGGACAGCTACCGCTTCGATCTGCTGGAGCCATGCCTGCAACGATACGGCGACGCCGCCATCGTCAGCTACACCTTCATGCTCAGCACCGTCGTCGATGGCGCGATCACCCATCGCGCCCACAACGAAAGCCGCGTCCTGGTCAAATTCCCCGACGGCTGGAAGGTTGTTCACGTCCACAAGTCGCCCGCGGAAAAAAGTCCCATACAAAACCAGGAATAA
- a CDS encoding dienelactone hydrolase family protein → MPRSHPVHWFHLLLLLSLLVVGTALADDTPTITPQPFPAPQLQPVGWRTETVPRTGGGSYVLLIIYPATAAGYNTPFDPSQGPYPAVSFGHGFFQHPDRYQPTLEDLAGHGYIVVAPESELGLFPNHAQFAQDLSDALTWLENENSNAASPFYQSVDTAHFGLSGHSMGGGASILAAAADNRVKAVLNMAAAETNPSAKAAMADVHVPISLLSGSDDAIVPYETNGQEMYNNGHAPRLLPLLIGGYHCGFQDNPFPLFCDSGAMDAQTQLALTRQNLVAFFGLYLKGDQSYWPYVWGPFTLNNPLVSVESDPGMMLAPFAQTQQGNPGVTLSYTVTLTNDGEVADSYGIFKVGNQWPTVITPNHTPLLNPGESVTIGVAVIVPASGGNRDLLILSARSDNDGLTRQDAYIVSRRP, encoded by the coding sequence ATGCCCCGTTCGCACCCTGTCCACTGGTTTCACCTACTTCTGTTGCTCAGTCTGCTCGTCGTGGGAACGGCCCTGGCAGACGATACCCCGACCATAACGCCCCAACCGTTCCCCGCTCCCCAACTCCAACCCGTTGGCTGGCGCACGGAAACCGTGCCGCGCACGGGCGGCGGCTCTTACGTCCTCCTCATCATTTATCCAGCCACGGCTGCCGGCTACAACACACCCTTTGATCCCAGCCAGGGACCCTACCCCGCCGTTTCCTTTGGGCACGGCTTCTTCCAGCACCCAGACCGGTATCAGCCCACGCTGGAAGACCTGGCGGGGCATGGCTACATCGTGGTGGCGCCGGAATCAGAGTTGGGGCTGTTCCCAAACCACGCCCAGTTTGCCCAAGACCTCAGCGACGCCCTGACCTGGCTGGAAAATGAAAACAGCAATGCCGCCTCGCCTTTCTACCAGAGTGTGGACACCGCCCATTTTGGCCTCTCCGGGCACTCCATGGGTGGCGGAGCCAGCATCCTGGCCGCCGCCGCGGACAACCGCGTGAAGGCGGTGTTAAACATGGCCGCGGCGGAAACGAATCCTTCCGCCAAAGCAGCAATGGCCGACGTACACGTGCCCATCAGCCTGCTTTCCGGCAGCGATGATGCCATTGTGCCTTACGAGACGAACGGGCAGGAGATGTACAACAACGGCCACGCGCCGCGCTTGCTGCCCCTGCTGATCGGCGGCTATCATTGTGGCTTCCAGGATAATCCTTTCCCGCTCTTTTGCGACAGCGGCGCCATGGACGCGCAGACGCAGCTTGCCCTGACGCGGCAAAATCTGGTGGCTTTCTTTGGCCTCTACCTGAAGGGGGACCAAAGCTACTGGCCTTATGTATGGGGACCGTTTACGCTAAATAATCCGTTGGTTTCCGTGGAATCGGACCCGGGGATGATGCTGGCTCCGTTCGCGCAAACGCAGCAGGGGAATCCGGGCGTGACGCTCTCGTATACGGTGACGCTCACCAATGATGGAGAAGTGGCGGATAGTTATGGCATCTTCAAGGTGGGCAATCAATGGCCGACCGTGATCACGCCCAACCATACGCCATTGTTGAATCCGGGCGAGAGTGTGACGATTGGGGTGGCGGTGATTGTGCCGGCATCTGGCGGCAACCGCGACCTCCTCATCCTCAGCGCCCGCTCCGACAACGACGGCCTCACCCGCCAGGACGCCTACATCGTCAGCCGTCGCCCCTAA
- a CDS encoding methyltransferase domain-containing protein has protein sequence MLFLYLLFVLLVGLLLFLLFYWLIIDTEGAFLGRRVVVWLYDLTAHRYDAIKEFDTADEEHLVVRPLMAALADCPAPVILDVATGTGRVPFDLLQQPTFTGTLVAVDASSRMLAQARRKLAPYGTRCQLRRHAATPLPFPDAQFDAVTCLEALEFLPSDEDALREMTRVLRPGGVLMTTRRKGSEAHLFLHRHRSETQMVRLLQEMGLTQVHCQLWQINYDLIMARKSPT, from the coding sequence ATGCTTTTCCTCTATCTTCTCTTTGTTCTTCTGGTCGGCCTCCTCCTCTTTCTCCTTTTCTACTGGCTCATCATTGACACGGAAGGCGCCTTCCTGGGGCGGCGCGTCGTGGTCTGGCTTTACGATCTGACAGCTCACCGATACGATGCCATCAAGGAATTTGACACCGCGGACGAAGAACACCTGGTCGTCCGCCCCCTGATGGCAGCGCTGGCGGATTGTCCCGCGCCCGTGATTTTGGACGTAGCCACAGGCACGGGGCGGGTTCCCTTTGACCTGCTGCAACAACCCACATTCACGGGCACGCTCGTGGCCGTGGATGCCTCATCCCGCATGTTGGCCCAGGCGCGGCGGAAACTGGCGCCCTATGGCACGCGCTGTCAGCTCCGGCGGCACGCCGCCACGCCACTCCCTTTCCCTGACGCCCAGTTCGACGCCGTCACTTGCCTGGAGGCGCTGGAATTTCTGCCCTCCGACGAAGACGCCCTGCGCGAAATGACCCGCGTTTTGCGTCCGGGCGGCGTGTTGATGACAACGCGGCGCAAAGGAAGCGAAGCCCATCTGTTCCTACATCGCCACCGCTCCGAAACCCAGATGGTGCGCCTGCTGCAAGAGATGGGGCTGACGCAGGTTCATTGCCAATTGTGGCAAATCAACTATGATCTAATCATGGCGCGTAAATCACCAACCTGA